From Solanum lycopersicum chromosome 8, SLM_r2.1, the proteins below share one genomic window:
- the LOC101252610 gene encoding homogentisate geranylgeranyltransferase-like isoform X1 produces MLHLHACCCQFPSVTKGVEFSNGRIIPKWNLCFPRQKWSVSKRCIIAASSPQCCEIEMDGLWTTQLNALYQFSRPHTIFGTIIGITSVSTLPIKSFADISTIFFLGLLKALIPSLLMNVYVVGLNQLFDVEIDKVNKPSLPLASGEISMKRGIPIVITSLLMSFGMGIKFQSPPLLAALIVSFLLGSAYSVELPFLRWKRNAALAAICIMVVRAIIVQFAFFAHIQKYVLVRPILYTRSLFFAVTFMCIFTAVIALFKDIPDVNGDRNFGIQSLSVSLGQEQVFWLCISMLVAAYAAAMVIGTTATTLSNKLVTVLGHFLLACFLLFKAQSVDISSQVSITSFYMFIWKLFYAEYLLIPFVR; encoded by the exons ATGCTCCATTTACATGCATGCTGCTGTCAATTTCCCTCAGTTACAAAGG gAGTTGAATTTTCAAATGGTAGAATTATCCCCAAATGGAACTTGTGTTTTCCAAGGCAGAAATGGAGTGTATCAAAAAGGTGCATAATTGCAGCCTCATCACCACAATGCTGTGAAATCGAAATGGATGGTTTATGGACGACGCAACTCAATGCGCTCTATCAATTTTCTCGCCCACACACTATATTTGGAACT ATTATAGGGATCACTTCCGTCTCTACTCTACCAATCAAATCCTTTGCAGATATTTCTACCATATTTTTTCTAGGACTATTAAAG GCATTAATTCCATCACTGTTAATGAACGTTTATGTGGTTGGGTTAAATCAACTGTTTGATGTCGAAATAGACAAG GTGAACAAACCAAGTCTGCCACTGGCTTCTGGAGAAATTTCAATGAAACGAGGCATCCCAATAGTTATCACCTCCCTACTCATG AGTTTTGGTATGGGAATTAAGTTTCAATCTCCACCATTGTTAGCTGCTCTCATTGTTAGCTTTCTTCTTGGAAGTGCATATTCTGTAGAG ttgCCTTTTCTTAGATGGAAAAGAAATGCAGCCCTGGCTGCAATATGCATCATGGTTGTGAGGGCTATCATTGTTCAGTTTGCTTTTTTCGCACATATACAG AAATATGTGCTGGTGAGgcctattctctatacaagATCTCTGTTTTTTGCTGTCACATTTATGTGCATCTTCACTGCTGTCATTGCCCTGTTTAAG GACATCCCTGACGTCAACGGTGATAGAAATTTTGGCATCCAATCTTTAAGTGTCAGCCTTGGACAAGAACAA GTGTTTTGGTTATGTATAAGCATGCTTGTAGCTGCATATGCAGCTGCTATGGTGATTGGAACTACTGCTACTACTCTTTCCAACAAGCTTGTCACT GTTTTGGGGCATTTCTTACTTGCTTGTTTTCTATTATTTAAAGCTCAATCGGTCGATATATCAAGTCAAGTATCAATAACatctttttatatgtttatatggaaG CTTTTCTATGCAGAATACCTTCTGATTCCGTTTGTTCGTTAA
- the LOC101252610 gene encoding homogentisate geranylgeranyltransferase-like isoform X2 produces the protein MLLSISLSYKGIIPKWNLCFPRQKWSVSKRCIIAASSPQCCEIEMDGLWTTQLNALYQFSRPHTIFGTIIGITSVSTLPIKSFADISTIFFLGLLKALIPSLLMNVYVVGLNQLFDVEIDKVNKPSLPLASGEISMKRGIPIVITSLLMSFGMGIKFQSPPLLAALIVSFLLGSAYSVELPFLRWKRNAALAAICIMVVRAIIVQFAFFAHIQKYVLVRPILYTRSLFFAVTFMCIFTAVIALFKDIPDVNGDRNFGIQSLSVSLGQEQVFWLCISMLVAAYAAAMVIGTTATTLSNKLVTVLGHFLLACFLLFKAQSVDISSQVSITSFYMFIWKLFYAEYLLIPFVR, from the exons ATGCTGCTGTCAATTTCCCTCAGTTACAAAGG AATTATCCCCAAATGGAACTTGTGTTTTCCAAGGCAGAAATGGAGTGTATCAAAAAGGTGCATAATTGCAGCCTCATCACCACAATGCTGTGAAATCGAAATGGATGGTTTATGGACGACGCAACTCAATGCGCTCTATCAATTTTCTCGCCCACACACTATATTTGGAACT ATTATAGGGATCACTTCCGTCTCTACTCTACCAATCAAATCCTTTGCAGATATTTCTACCATATTTTTTCTAGGACTATTAAAG GCATTAATTCCATCACTGTTAATGAACGTTTATGTGGTTGGGTTAAATCAACTGTTTGATGTCGAAATAGACAAG GTGAACAAACCAAGTCTGCCACTGGCTTCTGGAGAAATTTCAATGAAACGAGGCATCCCAATAGTTATCACCTCCCTACTCATG AGTTTTGGTATGGGAATTAAGTTTCAATCTCCACCATTGTTAGCTGCTCTCATTGTTAGCTTTCTTCTTGGAAGTGCATATTCTGTAGAG ttgCCTTTTCTTAGATGGAAAAGAAATGCAGCCCTGGCTGCAATATGCATCATGGTTGTGAGGGCTATCATTGTTCAGTTTGCTTTTTTCGCACATATACAG AAATATGTGCTGGTGAGgcctattctctatacaagATCTCTGTTTTTTGCTGTCACATTTATGTGCATCTTCACTGCTGTCATTGCCCTGTTTAAG GACATCCCTGACGTCAACGGTGATAGAAATTTTGGCATCCAATCTTTAAGTGTCAGCCTTGGACAAGAACAA GTGTTTTGGTTATGTATAAGCATGCTTGTAGCTGCATATGCAGCTGCTATGGTGATTGGAACTACTGCTACTACTCTTTCCAACAAGCTTGTCACT GTTTTGGGGCATTTCTTACTTGCTTGTTTTCTATTATTTAAAGCTCAATCGGTCGATATATCAAGTCAAGTATCAATAACatctttttatatgtttatatggaaG CTTTTCTATGCAGAATACCTTCTGATTCCGTTTGTTCGTTAA
- the LOC101252610 gene encoding homogentisate geranylgeranyltransferase-like isoform X3 codes for MLHLHACCCQFPSVTKGVEFSNGRIIPKWNLCFPRQKWSVSKRCIIAASSPQCCEIEMDGLWTTQLNALYQFSRPHTIFGTIIGITSVSTLPIKSFADISTIFFLGLLKALIPSLLMNVYVVGLNQLFDVEIDKVNKPSLPLASGEISMKRGIPIVITSLLMSFGMGIKFQSPPLLAALIVSFLLGSAYSVELPFLRWKRNAALAAICIMVVRAIIVQFAFFAHIQKYVLVRPILYTRSLFFAVTFMCIFTAVIALFKDIPDVNGDRNFGIQSLSVSLGQEQVLGHFLLACFLLFKAQSVDISSQVSITSFYMFIWKLFYAEYLLIPFVR; via the exons ATGCTCCATTTACATGCATGCTGCTGTCAATTTCCCTCAGTTACAAAGG gAGTTGAATTTTCAAATGGTAGAATTATCCCCAAATGGAACTTGTGTTTTCCAAGGCAGAAATGGAGTGTATCAAAAAGGTGCATAATTGCAGCCTCATCACCACAATGCTGTGAAATCGAAATGGATGGTTTATGGACGACGCAACTCAATGCGCTCTATCAATTTTCTCGCCCACACACTATATTTGGAACT ATTATAGGGATCACTTCCGTCTCTACTCTACCAATCAAATCCTTTGCAGATATTTCTACCATATTTTTTCTAGGACTATTAAAG GCATTAATTCCATCACTGTTAATGAACGTTTATGTGGTTGGGTTAAATCAACTGTTTGATGTCGAAATAGACAAG GTGAACAAACCAAGTCTGCCACTGGCTTCTGGAGAAATTTCAATGAAACGAGGCATCCCAATAGTTATCACCTCCCTACTCATG AGTTTTGGTATGGGAATTAAGTTTCAATCTCCACCATTGTTAGCTGCTCTCATTGTTAGCTTTCTTCTTGGAAGTGCATATTCTGTAGAG ttgCCTTTTCTTAGATGGAAAAGAAATGCAGCCCTGGCTGCAATATGCATCATGGTTGTGAGGGCTATCATTGTTCAGTTTGCTTTTTTCGCACATATACAG AAATATGTGCTGGTGAGgcctattctctatacaagATCTCTGTTTTTTGCTGTCACATTTATGTGCATCTTCACTGCTGTCATTGCCCTGTTTAAG GACATCCCTGACGTCAACGGTGATAGAAATTTTGGCATCCAATCTTTAAGTGTCAGCCTTGGACAAGAACAA GTTTTGGGGCATTTCTTACTTGCTTGTTTTCTATTATTTAAAGCTCAATCGGTCGATATATCAAGTCAAGTATCAATAACatctttttatatgtttatatggaaG CTTTTCTATGCAGAATACCTTCTGATTCCGTTTGTTCGTTAA